The Hypanus sabinus isolate sHypSab1 unplaced genomic scaffold, sHypSab1.hap1 scaffold_1339, whole genome shotgun sequence genome has a segment encoding these proteins:
- the LOC132386841 gene encoding zinc finger protein 850-like has translation MAHQHVHTGEMPFTCSDCGKAFTISSHLLRHQSVHTGERPFTCSDCGKAFTSSSHLKVHQRVHTGERLFTCSDCGKGFTSSSQLKVHQRVHTGERPFTCSECGKGFTCSSKLKVHQRVHTGDWPFTCSDCGRGFTSSSQLKVHQRVHTGERPFTCSDCGKGFTYSSQLKVHQRVHTGDRPFTCSVCGKGFTRSSTLMAHQRVHTGEQPFTCSECGKGFTCSSKLNEHQRVHTGERPFTCSDCGKGFSKSSDLLSHQSVHTGERPFTCSDCGKGFTCSSELKVHHRAHTGERPFTCSDCGKGFTRPSHLQLHRSVHTGEWPFTCSVCGKGFTCSSKLKEHQRVHTGERPFTCSDCGKGFTSLPQLKIHQRVHTGERPFTCSECGKGFTKSSYLLIHQSVHNGEWLFTCSDCGKGFTQSSKLKLHQRVHTGEWPFTCSECGKGFIKSSHLQLHRSVHTGERPFTCSDCGKGFTCSSKLKIHQRVHTGERPFTCSVCGKGFTRSSELKVHRRVHTGERPFTCSDCGKGFTKSSHVLRHQSLHSGERPFTCSDCGKGFTCSSQMKVHQRVHTGERPFTCSDCGKGFTCSSKLKEHQRVHTGVWPFTCSDCGKGFTCSSKLKVHQRVHTGVWPFTCSDCGKGFTSSSQLKVHQRVHTGERPFTCSDLGKGFTCSSELKVHQRVHTGERPFTCSECGKGFTKSSNLLSHQSVHTGERPAQTVGRDSVAHPN, from the coding sequence ATGGCACACCAGCATGTTCACACTGGAGAaatgccgttcacctgctcagactgtgggaaggcattcactatatcatctcacctactgagacaccagtcagttcacactggcgagcggccgttcacctgctcagactgtgggaaggcattcacttcTTCGtcccatctgaaggtacatcagcgagttcacactggagagaggctgttcacttgctcagactgtgggaagggattcacttcttcgtcccaactgaaggtacaccagcgagttcacactggggagaggccgttcacctgctcagaatgtgggaagggattcacttgctcatctaaactgaaggtacatcagagagttcacaccggggactggccgttcacctgctcagactgtgggaggggattcacttcttcgtcccaactgaaggtacatcagcgagttcacactggggagaggccgttcacctgctcggactgtgggaagggattcacttactcgtcccaactgaaggtacatcagcgagttcacactggagacaggccattcacctgctcagtctgtgggaagggattcactcggtcatccaccctaatggcacaccagcgggttcacacaggggagcagccgttcacctgctcagaatgtgggaagggattcacttgctcatctaaactgaatgaacatcagcgagttcacactggagagaggccattcacctgctcagactgtgggaagggattcagtaaatcatctgacctactgagccaccagtcagttcacactggcgagcggccgttcacctgctcagactgtgggaagggattcacttgctcatctgaactgaaggttcatcaccgagctcacactggggagaggccgttcacctgctcagactgtgggaagggattcactcgaccaTCCCACCTACAGTTGCACAggtctgttcacactggggagtggccgtttacctgctcagtctgtgggaagggattcacttgctcatctaaactgaaggaacaccagagagttcacactggagagaggccattcacctgctcagactgtgggaagggattcacttctttgccccaactgaagatacatcagcgagttcacactggagagaggccattcacctgctcagagtgtgggaagggattcactaaatcatcCTACCTACTGatccaccagtcagttcacaatggcgagtggctgttcacctgctcagactgtgggaagggattcactcagtcatctaaactgaagttacatcagcgagttcacactggggagtggccattcacctgctctgaatgtgggaagggattcattaaatcatcccacctacagttgcacaggtctgttcacaccggggagaggccgttcacctgctcagactgtgggaagggattcacttgctcatctaaactgaagatacatcagcgtgttcacaccggggagaggccattcacctgctcagtgtgtgggaagggattcactcggtcatctgaactgaaggtacatcggcgagttcacactggggagaggccgttcacctgctcagactgtgggaagggattcactaaatcatctcacgtactgagacaccagtcacttCACAGtggcgagcggccgttcacctgctcagactgtgggaagggattcacttgctcatctcaaatgaaggtacatcagcgagttcacactggagagaggccattcacctgctcagactgtgggaagggattcacttgctcatctaaactgaaggaacatcagagagttcacaccggggtctggccgttcacctgctcagactgtgggaagggattcacttgctcatctaaactgaaggtacatcagagagttcacaccggggtctggccgttcacctgctcagactgtgggaaaggattcacttcttcgtcccaactgaaggtacatcagcgagttcacactggagagaggccattcacctgctcagacttagggaagggattcacttgctcatctgaactgaaggtacatcagcgagttcacactggggagaggccgttcacgtgctcagagtgtgggaagggattcactaaatcatctAACCTCCTGagccaccagtcagttcacactggcgagcggcctgctcagactgtgggaagggattcagttgctcatcccaactga